One genomic region from Spirosoma sp. KCTC 42546 encodes:
- a CDS encoding lactate utilization protein B — protein MEKLVNDHAALAEIFIKDEERVDWHDGALWWIRQKRDMAAKNIPEWEALREAASQIKSNVLSNLHDYLLEFEANAIKNGINVHWAADAEEHNAIVYGILKEKGIEQMVKSKSMLTEECHLNEYLIERGIDVINSDLGEYIQQLDNEPPSHIVLPCIHKRKEEIGEIFHEHLGTEKGVSDPTTLTRFARRHLRKVFITRRAALTGVNFAVAETGEYVVCTNEGNADMGAHLSEVQISSMGLEKIIPQKQHLGIFLRLLARSATGQPITIYSSHFKKPRKGQEMHLILVDYGRSRQLGRADFRDSLKCIRCGACMNTCPVYRKSGGLSYHNTVSGPIGAILAPNLDMKKHADLPFASTLCGSCSNVCPVKINIHEQLYKWRQVIVQEGYAANTKVLGIKAMAWTLSSPSSYTTIGKAGRWVLNNIPFAVNNKFNPWYKQREMPDTPKESFGEWYAKQEPKDGTEKR, from the coding sequence ATGGAAAAACTAGTCAACGACCATGCTGCCTTAGCCGAGATCTTTATTAAAGACGAAGAGCGTGTCGACTGGCACGACGGAGCACTTTGGTGGATACGGCAAAAACGCGACATGGCAGCCAAAAACATACCGGAATGGGAGGCCTTACGGGAAGCAGCCTCCCAAATCAAAAGCAATGTACTGTCCAACCTGCACGATTATTTACTGGAATTTGAAGCCAACGCTATCAAGAATGGTATCAACGTTCACTGGGCTGCCGATGCCGAAGAGCACAATGCAATTGTGTATGGTATTCTGAAAGAAAAAGGGATTGAACAGATGGTAAAGAGCAAATCCATGCTTACGGAAGAATGCCATCTGAACGAATATTTGATCGAGCGGGGAATTGACGTGATCAATTCAGATCTGGGTGAATATATTCAGCAATTGGATAATGAACCGCCGAGCCACATCGTTCTGCCCTGTATTCATAAACGAAAAGAAGAAATCGGCGAAATTTTCCATGAACATCTGGGTACCGAAAAAGGGGTATCCGATCCCACAACGCTGACCCGATTTGCCCGCCGACACCTGCGTAAAGTTTTCATTACCCGGCGGGCTGCCCTTACGGGCGTGAACTTCGCCGTGGCCGAAACCGGTGAGTACGTCGTGTGTACCAACGAGGGGAATGCCGACATGGGCGCTCATTTATCCGAAGTACAGATTTCGTCGATGGGGCTCGAAAAGATTATCCCCCAGAAACAGCATCTGGGTATATTCTTACGACTATTGGCCCGCAGTGCCACGGGTCAACCTATCACCATTTATTCCAGCCATTTCAAAAAGCCGCGAAAAGGGCAGGAAATGCACCTGATTCTGGTCGATTATGGTCGGAGTCGCCAGTTAGGCCGGGCCGATTTTCGGGATTCGTTAAAATGCATCCGATGTGGTGCCTGCATGAACACCTGCCCCGTGTACCGAAAAAGTGGCGGTCTCAGCTACCACAACACCGTTTCTGGACCGATCGGTGCGATTCTGGCGCCGAATCTCGACATGAAAAAGCATGCGGATTTGCCCTTCGCATCAACGCTCTGTGGCTCCTGCTCCAATGTATGCCCGGTAAAAATCAACATTCATGAGCAACTGTATAAATGGCGTCAAGTGATTGTTCAGGAAGGCTATGCCGCCAATACAAAAGTACTGGGCATTAAAGCCATGGCCTGGACACTCTCATCGCCATCATCCTATACAACCATTGGAAAAGCGGGACGATGGGTATTGAATAACATCCCGTTTGCGGTCAACAATAAGTTCAACCCCTGGTACAAACAACGTGAAATGCCTGATACGCCAAAAGAATCGTTTGGTGAGTGGTATGCAAAACAGGAGCCAAAGGACGGCACCGAGAAACGTTAA
- a CDS encoding T9SS type A sorting domain-containing protein, producing the protein MKSLIKPLLVAVTLSAVTLSTSLAAVNPGSRPAAVAAYKAGIYSTVEGKLNIALDKETTGKVDIKLKGTSGKVLFVQHLGKNEKTARIRLNLSELEDGAYQVEITNGVDVTTHTVTLSTTQPSAPNRLIAVN; encoded by the coding sequence ATGAAATCCCTCATCAAACCACTGCTCGTTGCCGTTACCCTTAGTGCCGTTACGCTTTCTACTTCCTTGGCTGCCGTTAACCCTGGTAGCCGCCCAGCAGCCGTTGCTGCCTATAAAGCCGGTATTTACTCAACCGTAGAAGGTAAACTGAACATTGCCCTTGATAAAGAAACGACGGGTAAAGTAGACATCAAACTGAAGGGTACATCCGGTAAGGTTCTATTTGTTCAACATCTGGGTAAGAACGAAAAAACAGCGCGCATTCGCTTAAATCTTAGTGAGCTGGAAGATGGTGCCTACCAGGTAGAAATCACGAACGGTGTTGATGTAACAACCCATACTGTCACGCTGTCGACCACCCAGCCCAG
- a CDS encoding carboxypeptidase-like regulatory domain-containing protein, whose amino-acid sequence MRCSFFFGWITAVLLLGSTHLACGQTTAVLTGTVTDATTGKPMPFANVYVNGSTRGAVTDEKGAFTLAGISLGTVEVVASFIGYQPDKRTYRFDNASPQKASFRLKASEQTLDAVTVRGNPKQWERQLRQFKKQLFGEPFGGQCVLVNSEVLHFNEDKDHLYATASEPLIIDNQALGYRLVYDLQQFSATTSGEVYYAGTARFDELKPENERQADRFRRNRLAAYKGSIRHLMASLTDNTFEQAGFLVYQEDITKPIPIEQRSITLSAAVSDYKRLIPVKVSALIQSGKLSTERRLVSPMKLIVFYTNANSGFSPYPDARYAYTEMRLPSGQLQMTVDGVITMPEGMDVKGSMGNDRLSTMLPADWKVKGNEKETLTNGSLALQGKLAPPDARMGRIATDFSERFKLLAPSLFVHIDKPVYATGDRLWMSTYLLDAVNHQRADGETAIHVDLLSSAGKLVQHQWIRIVDGRGEGNFRLSDTLKTGTYRLRAYTDEDDAQRRPAFERSVAIYNLFRNEVAIHNDSVPQPVDVQILPEGGCWISGLPARLGVKIVQSNGHGLSIAGRIVDDLGVEVVRFKTNQQGMTSVLMEPKAQRTYYADLTYNNQPQHVPLPKPEPEGLLLSADAISDTTRLALTILSSNRAVIDSVYILIQQHSRVVDQRKILLQNGVAKINLPMMSWLPGLAQITLYDAIAKPQAERLIYVPEFIAPVRVRMGLNKTRYQPREQAILSVNLTDNGLPALAALSASITDVGQVPDDTADATLQAHLLLTGELRGRVENPNQYVMNRSAETRQALDDLLLTQGWRRVSGTPETDSLGGVSLKGRILNAQHQPIPGAQIIVMSTSPKQSFVKSAGADEQGRFRLAGMAITDTIQLLTRIADHRLKNIPAKEAFLVQEVPGKGWESSQLTVATNWSMLRTQLEAARLRQEANADSYRDKTAKVLKEVTVRAQKLDKRPEDIQQRSLHNEADAVIVVDEKSPAYQNLYEMLQGRLAGVTVTREGAAVPRSYKVFMRGVSSFKSGMQPLYLMDGMPIEDPDGTALFFFSPSDIERIEVLKSAITTGTYGARGGNGVIAFYTKRARSMQGSARPQEGMTPIQFIGYPSVQREFYVPRYTTEVTTDSISGSVDYRDVLYWKPLMQTDSQGRSQLRFPLSDVVRTLRVVIQGVTADGRPVLGVQVIQVQ is encoded by the coding sequence ATGCGTTGCTCATTCTTCTTCGGCTGGATAACTGCCGTTCTACTGCTGGGGTCGACCCACCTGGCTTGTGGGCAAACGACAGCCGTACTAACCGGTACTGTAACGGATGCCACGACGGGGAAACCTATGCCGTTTGCCAATGTCTATGTGAATGGCAGCACGCGGGGGGCTGTCACCGACGAAAAAGGGGCGTTTACCCTGGCTGGAATTTCACTGGGTACGGTTGAGGTGGTTGCCTCGTTTATTGGCTATCAGCCGGACAAACGCACATACAGATTTGATAATGCGTCTCCACAAAAAGCCAGTTTTCGGCTGAAAGCAAGTGAACAAACGCTGGATGCCGTAACCGTACGGGGTAATCCGAAGCAATGGGAACGGCAGTTACGTCAGTTTAAAAAGCAACTCTTCGGAGAGCCCTTTGGCGGACAGTGTGTGCTTGTCAACAGCGAAGTTCTCCATTTCAACGAAGATAAAGATCATTTATATGCAACGGCTAGTGAGCCATTAATAATTGATAACCAGGCGCTGGGCTATCGACTGGTTTATGATTTGCAACAGTTCAGTGCAACTACATCAGGCGAGGTTTATTATGCAGGTACAGCCCGTTTTGACGAACTAAAACCCGAGAACGAACGGCAAGCCGACCGATTCCGGCGTAACCGGTTGGCTGCTTACAAAGGATCTATTCGCCATTTAATGGCTAGTCTGACTGACAATACGTTCGAACAGGCAGGCTTTCTGGTCTATCAGGAAGATATCACCAAACCAATTCCCATTGAACAGCGGTCAATTACGCTTTCCGCTGCGGTTAGCGACTATAAGCGTTTGATTCCAGTTAAGGTCTCTGCCTTGATTCAATCCGGTAAGCTATCGACCGAACGACGATTGGTTTCGCCCATGAAACTGATCGTATTCTATACGAATGCGAACTCGGGTTTTTCGCCTTATCCCGATGCTCGCTACGCCTATACGGAAATGAGACTGCCTAGTGGCCAGCTGCAAATGACCGTCGATGGGGTTATTACGATGCCTGAAGGTATGGACGTAAAAGGCTCGATGGGTAACGACCGGCTATCGACCATGTTGCCCGCCGACTGGAAGGTTAAAGGCAATGAGAAAGAGACGCTTACGAACGGCTCATTAGCCCTACAGGGGAAACTCGCGCCACCAGATGCTCGTATGGGACGTATCGCTACGGATTTCAGTGAACGATTCAAATTGTTGGCTCCCAGCTTGTTTGTGCACATCGATAAACCGGTTTACGCCACGGGCGATCGGCTCTGGATGAGTACGTACCTGCTTGATGCTGTCAATCATCAGCGGGCCGATGGCGAAACGGCTATTCATGTCGATCTACTTTCTTCGGCAGGCAAGCTTGTTCAGCACCAGTGGATACGCATCGTTGACGGACGTGGCGAAGGCAATTTTCGCCTGTCGGATACGCTCAAGACGGGAACGTATCGCCTGCGCGCCTATACCGATGAAGATGACGCCCAGCGACGCCCTGCTTTTGAACGGTCTGTGGCTATCTATAATCTGTTTCGGAACGAGGTAGCCATACATAATGATTCGGTTCCGCAGCCAGTAGATGTCCAGATTTTGCCGGAAGGTGGTTGCTGGATTTCGGGATTGCCAGCGCGGCTGGGTGTAAAAATTGTCCAGTCCAATGGTCATGGATTGTCCATCGCGGGACGTATTGTCGACGACCTGGGCGTTGAAGTCGTTCGTTTCAAGACCAATCAGCAGGGAATGACCAGCGTGTTGATGGAGCCCAAGGCACAACGGACGTATTACGCCGACCTAACGTATAACAACCAGCCGCAACACGTTCCGTTGCCCAAACCCGAACCGGAAGGGCTGTTGCTGTCGGCCGATGCGATCAGCGATACAACCCGCCTGGCATTAACCATACTGAGTTCTAACCGGGCCGTTATCGACTCCGTGTATATCCTGATTCAGCAGCACAGTCGTGTGGTCGATCAGCGAAAAATTCTCCTGCAAAATGGGGTGGCGAAGATAAACCTGCCCATGATGAGCTGGTTGCCGGGCCTTGCGCAAATCACCCTGTACGATGCCATCGCCAAACCCCAAGCCGAGCGATTAATTTATGTGCCCGAATTCATTGCGCCAGTGCGCGTGCGGATGGGTCTAAACAAAACCCGGTATCAGCCCCGCGAGCAGGCCATTCTAAGCGTCAATCTGACTGATAACGGATTACCCGCACTGGCCGCTTTATCGGCGTCGATTACCGATGTAGGTCAAGTGCCTGATGATACCGCCGATGCCACGTTGCAGGCACACTTGTTGCTAACGGGCGAGCTTCGGGGACGTGTCGAAAATCCTAACCAATACGTCATGAATCGCTCTGCCGAAACCCGTCAAGCGTTGGACGACCTATTGTTAACGCAGGGCTGGCGACGGGTCAGTGGCACACCCGAAACAGATTCACTCGGTGGCGTATCGCTCAAGGGGCGCATTTTGAATGCTCAACATCAACCTATACCCGGCGCTCAGATTATTGTGATGTCGACAAGCCCTAAGCAATCGTTCGTAAAATCGGCAGGCGCTGACGAACAGGGGCGCTTTCGACTGGCAGGCATGGCCATTACCGATACAATACAATTACTGACACGAATCGCTGATCATCGGTTAAAAAATATTCCGGCCAAAGAAGCCTTTCTGGTTCAGGAAGTGCCCGGAAAAGGATGGGAATCTAGTCAACTAACGGTTGCGACAAACTGGTCGATGTTACGGACTCAACTGGAAGCGGCTCGACTTCGGCAGGAAGCAAACGCCGATTCTTACCGCGACAAAACGGCGAAAGTGCTGAAAGAAGTGACGGTTCGAGCGCAGAAATTAGATAAAAGACCCGAGGATATTCAACAGCGCAGTTTACACAATGAAGCTGATGCCGTTATTGTGGTCGATGAGAAATCACCAGCCTACCAAAATCTATATGAAATGCTTCAGGGACGATTGGCGGGCGTGACGGTTACACGAGAAGGAGCCGCAGTACCGCGTAGCTATAAGGTGTTTATGCGGGGAGTGAGTAGTTTCAAAAGTGGCATGCAGCCCTTGTATTTGATGGATGGTATGCCCATTGAGGACCCTGATGGAACTGCTTTATTTTTCTTCAGCCCAAGTGATATTGAACGTATCGAAGTGCTGAAAAGTGCTATTACGACGGGTACATATGGGGCTCGGGGCGGAAACGGAGTTATTGCTTTTTACACAAAAAGGGCACGGTCTATGCAGGGCAGTGCGAGGCCACAGGAAGGTATGACGCCAATTCAATTCATTGGCTACCCGTCGGTACAGCGTGAGTTCTACGTCCCACGCTATACTACGGAAGTAACGACCGACTCCATTTCCGGCTCCGTCGATTACCGGGATGTTCTCTACTGGAAACCACTCATGCAAACCGACAGTCAGGGGCGAAGCCAGCTACGTTTTCCGCTATCGGACGTAGTACGCACGCTGCGCGTGGTGATCCAGGGTGTTACCGCCGATGGTCGTCCGGTACTGGGCGTTCAGGTAATCCAGGTTCAATAA
- a CDS encoding LUD domain-containing protein produces the protein MNTRESILAAVIKNQPPASPLPSISAFKGTDQHIFSTYADTFTSIGGTVFLAESLARITSLIQENFDGTLRIITTLPELGNSFELLSPEADPHTFDDVEVAVIEAELAVAENGAVWLPEQRMGQRIIPYICQHLVVVVPAERIVPTLHEAYQKIGAGDYGFAAFIGGPSKTADIEQALVLGAHGPISMTVFILKATDKADSSRIN, from the coding sequence ATGAACACGAGAGAAAGCATATTGGCCGCGGTTATCAAGAACCAGCCGCCAGCCAGTCCTTTGCCTAGTATCAGTGCCTTTAAAGGTACCGACCAGCATATTTTTTCAACATACGCGGATACATTCACCAGCATCGGTGGCACCGTCTTTTTAGCTGAAAGCCTAGCCAGGATCACAAGCCTGATTCAGGAAAACTTTGATGGGACACTGCGTATTATCACTACCTTACCCGAGTTAGGCAATTCGTTTGAACTGCTCTCGCCAGAGGCCGATCCCCATACGTTTGATGATGTAGAGGTAGCCGTGATTGAAGCAGAGTTGGCTGTAGCCGAAAACGGAGCCGTATGGCTACCCGAACAACGGATGGGCCAACGAATCATCCCCTACATTTGCCAGCATCTGGTTGTAGTGGTACCTGCCGAACGTATTGTGCCGACCCTACACGAAGCCTATCAGAAAATTGGGGCGGGTGATTATGGCTTTGCCGCCTTTATTGGTGGGCCTTCTAAAACGGCGGATATTGAACAGGCGCTGGTGCTGGGCGCCCACGGCCCAATCTCGATGACCGTCTTTATTCTGAAAGCAACGGATAAAGCGGATTCGTCACGAATAAACTAG
- a CDS encoding (Fe-S)-binding protein, protein MTVGLFIPCYVNQFYPQAAIATLQLLQKLGVSVVYPPKQTCCGQPMANSGFEHLTQECSNLFIENFSEFDYIVAPSASCVLHVKEHLKSVNDPARADSIRSKTYELVEFLTDVLHLENLQARFPHKVGIHQSCHGLRGLHLAQMSELNAAPFSKPVQLLNMVDGLELVTLDRPDECCGFGGTFCVAEEAVSVKMGKDRVSDHERHGAEYITSVDLSCLMHLEGILQRNKSTVKAVHIAQILNSTL, encoded by the coding sequence ATGACTGTCGGACTATTTATACCCTGCTATGTAAACCAGTTTTACCCGCAGGCAGCCATCGCTACGCTGCAATTGCTGCAAAAGCTAGGGGTAAGCGTGGTGTATCCACCCAAACAAACCTGCTGCGGCCAACCTATGGCTAATTCAGGCTTTGAACACCTCACGCAGGAGTGCAGCAACCTTTTCATAGAAAACTTTTCGGAATTCGACTATATCGTGGCTCCTTCCGCTAGTTGTGTGCTTCACGTAAAAGAACACCTCAAGTCAGTTAACGATCCGGCCAGAGCAGACAGCATCCGTTCGAAAACGTATGAACTTGTTGAGTTTTTGACCGATGTGCTGCACCTGGAAAATCTACAGGCACGGTTTCCGCACAAAGTGGGTATCCACCAGAGTTGCCACGGGTTACGCGGGCTGCATCTGGCTCAGATGAGCGAACTAAATGCCGCACCCTTCTCCAAACCTGTCCAGTTATTAAACATGGTAGACGGCCTGGAGCTGGTTACGCTGGACCGCCCGGACGAGTGCTGCGGCTTCGGCGGAACGTTCTGCGTGGCCGAAGAAGCCGTATCGGTAAAAATGGGCAAAGACCGGGTTTCTGATCACGAACGACATGGGGCTGAATACATCACATCCGTCGACCTTTCCTGCCTGATGCACCTCGAAGGAATTTTACAGCGAAACAAGAGTACCGTTAAAGCCGTACATATTGCCCAAATTTTAAACTCGACCTTGTAA